One Streptomyces sp. B21-105 genomic region harbors:
- a CDS encoding ISAs1 family transposase has translation MCRQSATVCLVKSPTRQHCATGPLAERLATLADPRCRRGKRHPFVAVLLIVCSAVVTGASSFAAIDEWATDAPQDVLARLGARTATALAVRVPPSGATIRRVIKDTCPGGLADLLGHDPAGADTLAVDGKSARGSRLGATQAAHLLAAMTGTGMTVTQLRVPEKTNEITCFAALLDPYDLQGVTVTGDALHTQRDHARFLVEAKKAHYVFTVKRNQKNLYEQLRTLPWGEATAKFYDRTTGHGRKETRVVQALTVTDLGVDFPHAAQVAKVVRHRTDAKTGKQSRETVYVITDLTSRQASPERIAKILRAHWVIENRLHFVRDTAFREDASKIRTGHGPENMATLRSFAINQLRNAGHTNIAAGLRTTALRPYERPLALLGLN, from the coding sequence ATGTGCCGTCAGTCTGCCACCGTCTGTCTGGTCAAGTCGCCCACCCGTCAGCACTGTGCGACGGGTCCGCTGGCCGAGCGGCTGGCCACGCTGGCCGATCCGCGGTGCCGGCGCGGGAAGCGTCACCCCTTCGTGGCAGTACTGCTGATCGTCTGCTCCGCTGTGGTGACCGGGGCGAGTAGCTTCGCGGCGATCGATGAGTGGGCCACCGACGCCCCGCAGGACGTTCTGGCCCGGCTCGGCGCCCGCACCGCGACCGCTCTGGCCGTCCGGGTCCCACCCAGTGGCGCGACGATCCGCCGGGTCATCAAGGACACCTGCCCCGGCGGTCTGGCCGACCTCCTCGGCCACGACCCGGCCGGCGCGGACACCCTCGCCGTGGACGGCAAGAGCGCCCGCGGCTCGCGCCTCGGCGCCACCCAGGCCGCCCACCTGCTGGCCGCGATGACCGGCACCGGAATGACCGTCACCCAGCTCCGAGTCCCGGAGAAGACGAACGAGATCACGTGCTTCGCCGCTCTCCTGGACCCCTATGACCTGCAAGGAGTCACCGTGACCGGCGATGCTCTCCACACCCAGCGCGACCACGCCCGCTTCCTCGTCGAGGCGAAGAAAGCGCACTACGTCTTCACGGTGAAGCGGAACCAGAAGAACCTCTACGAGCAGTTGCGAACGCTGCCCTGGGGCGAGGCGACGGCGAAGTTCTACGACCGAACCACCGGCCACGGCCGCAAGGAAACCCGGGTCGTGCAGGCCCTGACCGTCACCGACCTCGGCGTCGACTTCCCCCACGCCGCCCAGGTCGCCAAGGTCGTACGCCACCGCACCGACGCCAAGACCGGTAAGCAGAGCCGCGAGACCGTCTACGTCATCACCGACCTGACCAGCCGCCAGGCATCCCCGGAACGCATCGCGAAGATCCTGAGGGCGCACTGGGTGATCGAGAACAGGCTCCACTTCGTCCGGGACACCGCCTTTCGCGAGGACGCCTCGAAGATCCGCACCGGGCACGGCCCGGAGAACATGGCCACCCTGCGCAGTTTCGCCATCAACCAGCTCCGCAACGCCGGCCACACCAACATCGCCGCCGGACTCCGCACGACAGCCCTCCGCCCCTACGAGCGGCCACTGGCACTCCTCGGACTCAACTGA
- a CDS encoding protein phosphatase 2C domain-containing protein: MPPGFAERPPSDPGSSATSVRTSTETASAAGPPMTVLPPAPPTVPPPTPASADEALGTLGERGTTGAPPPPTVPPRPAHIPRLPTAPTGGTAAPSTVPDSPAAADSLAAPDAAAAVGDPAAAGPDGRGRQAAAQALPKRGRVPDARGAPDPRVGSGQEPGRPPTVPALPVLPFPVTLGSKDYVGSGPPTYDPEPTALPPADPDELDDLVADTVLDGARYGACALRAVSVRGDSARYRGEPRRDSLLTARFGTGEHALILVAMATGARATPGAHRAAAEVCQWIGRAVGRSHVRLAQDIRAARRGDLKSGLHRLTDRSLGRLRASAAEQGLQPEEYAATLRCLLLPADPDCRTRVFFGVGGGGLFRLRGGVWRDIEPRAGEAAGEPVVGFGSLPAETPEGDRLTMDLGVPKPPTPYDPAPEPPWEPFRFRASVARPGDTLLMCTGGFADPLRGEPELSAYLTGRWSGPTPPGLAAFLADTQVRVKGYADDRTAAAVWEA; encoded by the coding sequence CTGCCGCCGGGGTTCGCCGAGCGGCCGCCCTCAGACCCCGGGTCGTCCGCGACGAGCGTCCGTACGTCGACGGAGACGGCGTCAGCCGCCGGACCACCCATGACGGTCCTGCCGCCCGCGCCGCCCACTGTCCCGCCCCCGACACCGGCCTCCGCCGACGAAGCGCTCGGCACGCTCGGCGAGCGCGGCACCACCGGAGCCCCGCCGCCGCCCACGGTGCCGCCCCGTCCGGCACACATCCCGCGGCTTCCGACCGCCCCCACCGGCGGCACAGCGGCACCCTCGACGGTGCCCGACTCCCCGGCCGCTGCCGACTCCCTGGCCGCCCCCGACGCGGCGGCGGCCGTAGGCGACCCGGCCGCCGCGGGGCCCGATGGACGGGGCCGACAGGCGGCTGCTCAGGCGCTCCCGAAACGCGGGCGGGTGCCCGACGCCCGCGGCGCCCCCGATCCCCGAGTCGGGTCCGGGCAGGAGCCCGGTCGTCCCCCCACCGTTCCCGCGCTCCCTGTCCTGCCTTTCCCCGTCACCCTCGGCTCCAAGGACTACGTGGGCTCCGGCCCGCCCACCTACGACCCCGAGCCCACTGCTCTGCCGCCCGCCGATCCGGACGAGCTGGACGATCTGGTCGCCGACACCGTCCTGGACGGCGCCAGGTACGGGGCGTGCGCGTTGCGGGCGGTGTCCGTGCGGGGTGATTCCGCGCGTTACCGGGGCGAGCCGCGCCGCGACTCGCTTCTCACTGCCCGCTTCGGCACGGGTGAGCACGCGCTGATCCTCGTCGCGATGGCGACCGGCGCCCGGGCGACACCGGGAGCACACCGGGCGGCCGCCGAGGTGTGTCAGTGGATCGGGCGGGCCGTGGGCCGCAGTCACGTCCGACTGGCGCAGGACATCCGCGCGGCCCGGCGCGGCGACCTGAAGTCGGGCCTGCACCGCCTCACTGACCGCAGTCTCGGCCGGCTCCGCGCCAGCGCCGCCGAGCAGGGCCTCCAACCGGAGGAGTACGCGGCGACGCTGCGCTGCCTCCTCCTGCCCGCCGACCCGGACTGCCGCACGCGCGTGTTCTTCGGCGTCGGCGGCGGCGGACTGTTCCGGCTGCGCGGCGGCGTGTGGCGGGACATCGAGCCACGGGCCGGCGAGGCCGCCGGCGAGCCGGTCGTCGGGTTCGGTTCGCTGCCCGCCGAGACGCCCGAGGGCGACCGGCTCACCATGGACCTGGGCGTCCCGAAGCCCCCGACCCCCTACGACCCGGCCCCCGAACCACCCTGGGAGCCGTTCCGCTTCCGCGCCTCGGTAGCCCGCCCCGGGGACACGCTCCTGATGTGCACCGGGGGCTTCGCCGACCCCCTGCGCGGCGAGCCGGAACTGTCCGCCTATCTGACGGGACGCTGGTCGGGCCCCACCCCGCCCGGTCTGGCCGCCTTCCTCGCCGACACCCAGGTGAGGGTGAAGGGCTACGCCGACGACCGGACCGCGGCGGCCGTCTGGGAGGCGTGA